Proteins from a genomic interval of Leifsonia shinshuensis:
- a CDS encoding ABC-F family ATP-binding cassette domain-containing protein, which yields MAHLLGAESLHLEHPTRVVFDSVTLGVSEGDRIGVVGRNGDGKSTLLSLLAGRLEPDSGRVTRRRDVTVGMLDQRDELPDALTVGRAIVGDRDEHTWAGDPKVRDVLAGLVSDVPWDATIGELSGGQRRRVALAALLVHDHDILFLDEPTNHLDIEGVAWLAAHLKRRWPSGSGALVVVTHDRWFLDEVSTATWEVHDGIVEPFEGGYAAYILQRVERDRMAAVAETKRQNLMRKELAWLRRGAPARTSKPKFRMDAAATLIADEPAPRDTVELTKLATARLGKDVVDLIDVTVEFPPKTVLRDVEWRIAPGERTGILGVNGAGKSTLLGLVAGTVEPSAGRVKRGKTVKIATLTQQLDELDAVRDQRVSAVVADKRTTYLAGGKEVSPGQMLERLGFTNAQLSTPVKDLSGGQKRRLQLLLILLDEPNVLILDEPTNDLDTDMLAAMEDLLDGWPGTLLVVSHDRYLVERVTDQQYAVLDGAFRHLPGGVDEYLRLRRERSAAPTAPAAPTASAAAPAVFAAPALSGAALRAAEKELSAIDRRLAKLTGQVAAQHEAIARHDQNDYVGIGRLTEELRTLEGEIADQETRWLELSEQLEG from the coding sequence ATGGCTCATCTCCTCGGCGCCGAGTCGCTGCACCTCGAACACCCGACGCGGGTCGTCTTCGACTCGGTGACGCTAGGCGTCTCCGAGGGCGACCGCATCGGCGTGGTCGGCCGCAACGGCGACGGCAAGTCCACCCTCCTCTCCTTGCTCGCCGGACGTCTCGAACCGGACTCGGGCCGGGTCACCCGCCGCCGTGACGTGACGGTCGGGATGCTCGACCAGCGCGACGAGCTGCCGGACGCGCTCACGGTCGGCCGCGCCATCGTCGGCGACCGCGACGAGCACACCTGGGCGGGCGACCCGAAGGTGCGGGACGTGCTGGCCGGGCTCGTCTCCGACGTGCCGTGGGACGCGACGATCGGCGAGCTCTCGGGAGGCCAGCGCCGCCGGGTCGCGCTCGCCGCCCTGCTGGTGCACGACCACGACATCCTGTTCCTGGACGAGCCGACCAACCACCTCGACATCGAGGGCGTCGCCTGGCTCGCCGCCCACCTGAAACGGCGCTGGCCGTCCGGCTCCGGCGCGCTGGTGGTCGTGACGCACGACCGCTGGTTCCTGGACGAGGTGTCGACCGCGACCTGGGAGGTCCACGACGGCATCGTGGAGCCGTTCGAGGGCGGCTACGCGGCGTACATCCTGCAGCGCGTCGAGCGCGACCGGATGGCGGCGGTCGCCGAGACCAAGCGGCAGAACCTGATGCGCAAGGAGCTCGCCTGGCTGCGCCGCGGGGCGCCCGCGCGCACCTCCAAGCCGAAGTTCCGGATGGACGCGGCCGCGACGCTGATCGCCGACGAGCCGGCGCCGCGCGACACCGTCGAGCTCACGAAGCTCGCCACCGCCCGCCTCGGCAAGGATGTAGTCGACCTCATCGACGTCACGGTCGAGTTCCCGCCCAAGACCGTCCTGCGCGACGTGGAGTGGCGGATCGCGCCGGGCGAGCGCACCGGCATCCTCGGCGTCAACGGCGCGGGCAAGTCCACGCTGCTCGGCCTCGTCGCGGGGACCGTCGAGCCCTCCGCCGGGCGCGTGAAGCGCGGCAAGACCGTGAAGATCGCCACGCTCACCCAGCAGCTGGACGAGCTGGACGCCGTCCGCGACCAGCGGGTCAGCGCGGTCGTCGCCGACAAGCGCACGACCTATCTGGCGGGCGGCAAGGAGGTCTCGCCCGGCCAGATGCTGGAACGGCTCGGCTTCACGAACGCGCAGCTGTCCACGCCGGTGAAGGACCTCTCCGGCGGCCAGAAGCGCCGCCTCCAGCTGCTGCTGATCCTGCTGGACGAGCCGAACGTGCTCATCCTCGACGAGCCGACCAACGACCTGGACACCGACATGCTCGCCGCGATGGAGGACCTCCTCGACGGCTGGCCCGGCACCCTGCTCGTGGTCTCGCACGACCGGTACCTGGTGGAGCGGGTGACGGATCAGCAGTACGCGGTGCTGGACGGCGCGTTCCGGCACCTGCCGGGCGGGGTGGACGAGTACCTGCGGCTGCGGCGGGAGCGGAGTGCGGCGCCGACCGCGCCGGCCGCCCCGACCGCGTCCGCGGCTGCCCCCGCTGTGTTCGCTGCCCCCGCGCTCTCCGGCGCCGCCCTCCGCGCGGCCGAGAAGGAGCTCTCCGCGATCGACCGCCGCCTGGCGAAGCTGACCGGCCAGGTCGCCGCCCAGCACGAGGCGATCGCCCGCCACGACCAGAACGACTACGTCGGCATCGGCCGCCTCACCGAGGAGCTGCGCACCCTGGAGGGCGAGATCGCCGACCAGGAGACCCGCTGGCTGGAGCTCAGCGAGCAACTGGAGGGCTGA
- a CDS encoding GNAT family N-acetyltransferase, whose translation MRIPTTLTTDRLVLRPWHDDDADFAFDLYSRWEVARYLGRTPAVMTEPAEAERRIARLRALEDDLRVFRVVELADGTPVGTVMLQPIPASGPEPLRPSGDTEIGWHFHPDHWGHVYAAEAARALLTAALADLPRVVAVTYPENAASQRVCERIGMRRLGPSDAYYNVRMELFEALAAEEIRPDTPPEGS comes from the coding sequence GTGCGCATCCCGACCACCCTCACCACCGACCGCCTCGTCCTGCGGCCCTGGCACGACGACGACGCGGACTTCGCATTCGACCTCTACTCGCGGTGGGAGGTCGCACGGTACCTCGGCCGCACTCCGGCCGTGATGACGGAGCCGGCGGAGGCCGAGCGGCGGATCGCGCGGCTGCGGGCGTTGGAGGACGACCTGCGGGTCTTCCGCGTGGTCGAGCTCGCCGACGGGACGCCGGTCGGCACGGTGATGCTGCAGCCGATCCCGGCTTCTGGGCCCGAGCCGCTGCGCCCGTCCGGCGACACCGAGATCGGCTGGCACTTCCACCCGGACCACTGGGGCCACGTCTACGCGGCGGAGGCGGCGCGCGCCCTCCTGACGGCGGCGCTCGCCGACCTGCCGCGGGTGGTCGCGGTCACCTACCCGGAGAACGCGGCATCGCAGCGCGTCTGCGAGCGGATCGGGATGCGCCGGCTCGGGCCCTCCGACGCGTACTACAACGTGCGGATGGAGCTGTTCGAGGCGCTGGCAGCGGAGGAGATCCGCCCCGACACGCCGCCGGAAGGCAGCTAG
- a CDS encoding acyl-CoA dehydrogenase family protein, whose product MPTHTVVTQAAAPVLNQAPPRVGLDEFAANLPLREAVQRYDGEWAVSDLAAVGRLVGSADFQADAERANVREPQLRTFDRWGARVDEVDYDESYHRIIREAVAAGAHTAAWAEPRPGANVARAATFMLFAQVEPGHACPVSMSHAAVPALAASPELAAEWVPRLLSREYDGRLTAGKPSALFGMAMTEKQGGSDVRANTTRALADGDGGWLLTGHKWFCSAPMSDAFLVLAQTAGGLSCFVVPRVLEDGTRNVFLIQRLKDKLGNRSNASSEIELADTVGYLLGEEGRGVRTILEMVNRTRLDCVLGSAAGMRQAVAEAAWHVRHRAAFGRRLVEQPAMTAVVADLALESEAATAVALRLARAHDDDATDAEVAFRRLATAVSKYWVCKRGPGHAYEAMECLGGNGYTEAFPLARRYREQPVMAIWEGSGNVIALDVLRALGREPASVEAFDAELAAARGTHAAFDTHHDRLRRAIASADESTARGLVAGLALALQASLLIRHAPAAVADAFVAGRLGPDRGSLHGELPAGVDATAIVARA is encoded by the coding sequence ATGCCGACGCACACCGTTGTGACTCAGGCCGCCGCTCCCGTGCTGAACCAGGCGCCGCCGCGCGTCGGGCTGGACGAGTTCGCCGCGAACCTCCCGCTGCGGGAGGCCGTGCAGCGTTACGACGGCGAGTGGGCGGTCTCCGACCTCGCGGCGGTCGGCCGGCTGGTCGGGTCGGCGGACTTCCAGGCCGACGCCGAGCGGGCGAACGTGCGGGAGCCGCAGCTGCGGACCTTCGACCGCTGGGGCGCCCGCGTCGACGAGGTCGACTACGACGAGAGCTACCACCGGATCATCCGCGAGGCCGTCGCCGCGGGCGCGCACACCGCGGCCTGGGCCGAGCCGCGGCCGGGCGCGAACGTCGCGCGCGCCGCGACCTTCATGCTGTTCGCGCAGGTGGAGCCCGGCCACGCCTGCCCCGTGTCGATGTCGCACGCGGCCGTCCCCGCGCTCGCCGCCTCCCCGGAGCTCGCCGCCGAGTGGGTGCCGCGGCTGCTGTCGCGGGAGTACGACGGCCGGCTGACCGCGGGCAAGCCGTCGGCGCTGTTCGGGATGGCGATGACCGAGAAGCAGGGCGGCTCGGATGTGCGCGCCAACACGACCAGGGCGCTCGCCGACGGCGACGGCGGCTGGCTGCTGACCGGCCACAAGTGGTTCTGCTCCGCGCCGATGTCCGACGCGTTCCTGGTGCTCGCGCAGACCGCGGGCGGCCTGAGCTGCTTCGTCGTGCCGCGGGTGCTGGAGGACGGCACGCGCAATGTCTTCCTCATCCAGCGGCTGAAGGACAAGCTCGGCAACCGCTCCAACGCCTCCAGCGAGATCGAGCTGGCCGACACCGTCGGCTACCTCCTGGGCGAGGAGGGTCGCGGCGTGCGCACCATCCTGGAGATGGTGAACCGCACCCGGCTGGACTGCGTGCTCGGCAGCGCGGCCGGGATGCGGCAGGCCGTCGCGGAGGCGGCCTGGCACGTCCGGCACCGCGCCGCGTTCGGCCGCAGGCTGGTCGAGCAGCCCGCGATGACCGCGGTGGTCGCCGATCTGGCGCTGGAGTCGGAGGCCGCCACCGCGGTCGCGCTCCGGCTGGCGCGCGCGCACGACGACGACGCCACGGACGCCGAGGTCGCGTTCCGGCGGCTGGCTACCGCGGTGAGCAAGTACTGGGTCTGCAAGCGCGGCCCGGGCCACGCGTACGAGGCGATGGAGTGCCTGGGCGGCAACGGCTACACCGAGGCCTTCCCGCTGGCCCGGCGCTACCGGGAGCAGCCGGTGATGGCGATCTGGGAGGGCTCGGGCAACGTCATCGCGCTCGACGTGCTGCGTGCCCTCGGCCGGGAGCCCGCGAGCGTGGAGGCGTTCGACGCGGAGCTCGCGGCTGCCCGGGGGACCCACGCGGCGTTCGACACGCACCACGACCGGCTGCGCCGCGCGATCGCCTCGGCCGACGAGTCGACGGCGCGCGGCCTGGTCGCGGGGCTCGCGCTGGCGCTGCAGGCGTCGCTGCTGATCCGGCACGCCCCGGCCGCCGTCGCGGACGCGTTCGTCGCAGGCCGCCTGGGACCGGACCGCGGCTCGCTCCACGGGGAGCTGCCGGCGGGGGTGGACGCGACCGCGATCGTGGCGCGCGCCTGA
- a CDS encoding DUF2207 family protein yields MVLGALLLVAAATLLFTATLIARRTSRLPGSLVVEYLPLRGARVVDDAVLAVREKRAAAAALLDLTVRGRVRLITEPAPKRTRPTIAIEIPQPEALGREDLALLDALFASSRGKRRRLSKDRDQTAFRVRDLVRVSVSRLHRAGLLASDGIAGPLLLRAGMVVLLIAVAVALIAYLAGGLLLGVLATAAVAVLVAEIAVAARITPRRFTPAATAQRMHLDGLRQYMRLAEADRLRTLQSPRGAEGLPAGPDGDAVRLKLHERLLPYAVIFGMEREWTKVIAVDYGALDADTLTGLGGVAQSAADILHAAGAFGDILGVVDAIGSVVDSAGSAFDLLGALDLFNWSP; encoded by the coding sequence ATGGTCCTCGGCGCACTGCTGCTCGTCGCGGCGGCGACGCTGCTGTTCACCGCGACCCTGATCGCACGGCGCACCTCACGGTTGCCGGGCTCGCTCGTCGTCGAGTACCTGCCGCTCCGGGGCGCCCGGGTGGTCGACGACGCGGTGCTCGCCGTGCGGGAGAAGCGGGCGGCTGCGGCCGCGCTCCTCGACCTGACCGTCCGCGGGCGCGTCAGGCTGATCACCGAGCCGGCGCCCAAGCGGACTCGACCCACGATCGCGATCGAAATCCCGCAGCCGGAGGCGCTCGGCCGCGAGGACCTCGCGCTGCTCGACGCGCTGTTCGCCTCCAGCCGTGGAAAGCGGCGCCGGCTCTCGAAGGACAGGGATCAGACCGCGTTCCGGGTGCGCGACCTCGTCCGGGTGAGCGTGTCCCGCCTGCACCGCGCCGGGCTGCTGGCCTCGGACGGTATCGCCGGTCCGCTGCTGCTGCGGGCCGGGATGGTCGTCCTCCTGATCGCGGTGGCCGTCGCCCTTATCGCATACCTCGCGGGCGGTCTCCTCCTCGGCGTCCTGGCGACCGCCGCGGTCGCGGTCCTGGTCGCCGAGATCGCCGTGGCCGCGCGGATCACCCCGCGGCGGTTCACCCCGGCGGCAACGGCACAGCGGATGCACCTGGACGGCCTCCGCCAGTACATGAGGCTGGCGGAGGCCGACAGGCTCCGCACGCTCCAGTCGCCGCGCGGCGCCGAAGGACTGCCCGCCGGTCCGGACGGCGACGCGGTGCGCTTGAAGCTGCACGAGCGGCTGCTCCCGTACGCCGTGATCTTCGGCATGGAACGGGAGTGGACGAAGGTGATCGCCGTCGACTACGGCGCGCTGGACGCGGACACCCTCACCGGGCTGGGGGGCGTCGCGCAGTCCGCCGCCGACATTCTCCATGCGGCCGGTGCCTTCGGTGACATCCTGGGCGTCGTCGACGCCATCGGCAGCGTCGTCGATTCCGCCGGATCGGCCTTCGACCTCCTCGGAGCACTGGACCTGTTCAACTGGTCGCCGTGA
- a CDS encoding glycosyltransferase: MRLSLKRLPSRVKRAARFEIHAHWRRQPIVLGSVLYESFSGNGMLDNPEAVFRELLAAPDLRHLTHIWALSDLHTYRAAVEEFADDPRVSFVRYGSAAYYRALATSQYLVNNATFPYDFSKRQGQVYLNTWHGTPLKRMGYDIDGGALATANIVRNFVQADYLLSANEFMTDQMYRTAYKLDGLYRGTIVEEGYPRLDRQFLDDAGRDEVRRRLAASGIPLGDRKIVLYAPTWKGQVFGRPEDDLDALLAHIAQVEERIDTSRYAVLVKTHQSVHALAAGRPELARMLVPNEIPTNLVLGATDILVTDYSSIFFDFLRTGRPILFFTPDLADYAGTRGLYFEPTEWPGPVLMSARELGDALAAVAADGDRVPAEARERYLALQRRFTAYEDGSAASRIVDIVFRGARDGYRLRTGLDDDGREKILLYVGGMRPNGITTSALNLLNNLDHERFDVSAFFAQSTVPAIIGKQQQIHPAVRQFPRVGGMNGAKLRHLARHLDFRRGRTAQHAETEAQNRLWDDEWYRCFGDSRFDYVVDFSGYGPFWAILLLHSPDAQRAIWLHNDLASDAHREVNGEKKMLHSLTQLFTLYAQYDHLVSVSPTLSDVNRASLAEFAPPQKFLSALNTVDAEHILENAQGDLRELTFDEETGSVPDWAEALLAPAGDVTTFVNVGRLSPEKNQERLIRAFAQVHAENPKTRLVLVGSGPLEDHLAAVVTELGLQGSVYLTGMQRNPHAIMAKADCFVLSSDYEGQPMVILEALVLGLPIVTVEFASAKNALPAGSGLVVPQSVDGVADGMRAYLRGDVPDSVFDWAAYNRKAVGEFYRAIGAEPVVPAAPEVRAVAPSAVPLDAPAPVPVASPGEAATESAAAE; encoded by the coding sequence ATGAGACTTTCCCTGAAGCGCCTCCCCTCGCGAGTGAAGCGCGCAGCCCGCTTCGAGATCCACGCGCACTGGCGCCGGCAGCCCATCGTCCTCGGCTCCGTGCTGTACGAGTCGTTCTCCGGCAACGGCATGCTCGACAACCCGGAGGCCGTGTTCCGGGAGCTGCTCGCCGCGCCCGACCTCAGGCATCTCACCCACATCTGGGCGCTGTCCGACCTGCACACGTACCGCGCGGCGGTCGAGGAGTTCGCCGACGACCCTCGCGTCAGCTTCGTCCGCTACGGGTCCGCGGCCTACTACCGGGCCCTGGCGACCAGCCAGTACCTGGTCAACAACGCCACCTTCCCGTACGACTTCTCCAAGCGGCAGGGCCAGGTCTACCTCAACACCTGGCACGGCACCCCGCTGAAGCGGATGGGCTACGACATCGACGGCGGCGCGCTCGCGACCGCGAACATCGTGCGCAACTTCGTCCAGGCCGACTACCTGCTGTCGGCGAACGAGTTCATGACCGACCAGATGTACCGCACCGCGTACAAGCTCGACGGGCTGTACCGCGGCACCATCGTCGAGGAGGGCTACCCACGGCTCGACCGCCAGTTCCTCGACGACGCCGGGCGCGACGAGGTGCGCAGGCGCCTGGCCGCGTCCGGGATCCCGCTCGGCGACCGCAAGATCGTGCTCTACGCGCCGACCTGGAAGGGACAGGTCTTCGGACGTCCGGAGGACGACCTCGACGCCCTCCTCGCCCACATCGCCCAGGTGGAGGAGCGCATCGACACGAGCAGGTACGCCGTGCTCGTCAAGACCCACCAGAGCGTCCACGCGCTCGCCGCCGGCCGGCCGGAGCTGGCCAGGATGCTCGTGCCCAACGAGATCCCGACCAACCTCGTGCTCGGGGCGACCGACATCCTGGTGACCGACTACTCGAGCATCTTCTTCGACTTCCTCCGCACCGGCCGGCCCATCCTGTTCTTCACGCCCGACCTCGCCGACTACGCCGGCACCCGCGGGCTCTACTTCGAGCCGACCGAGTGGCCGGGTCCCGTGCTGATGTCCGCCCGCGAGCTGGGCGACGCCCTGGCCGCTGTCGCTGCGGACGGCGACCGCGTCCCCGCCGAGGCGCGCGAGCGCTACCTCGCCCTGCAGCGCCGGTTCACCGCGTACGAGGACGGCTCGGCCGCCTCGCGCATCGTCGACATCGTGTTCCGCGGGGCCAGGGACGGCTACCGGCTGCGCACCGGGCTGGACGACGACGGCCGCGAGAAGATCCTGCTGTACGTCGGCGGCATGCGCCCGAACGGCATCACGACGTCCGCGCTCAACCTGCTCAACAACCTCGACCACGAGCGCTTCGACGTCTCGGCGTTCTTCGCGCAGTCCACCGTGCCCGCGATCATCGGCAAGCAGCAGCAGATCCACCCCGCGGTCCGCCAGTTCCCGCGGGTCGGGGGCATGAACGGCGCCAAGCTCCGGCATCTCGCCCGCCACCTCGACTTCCGCCGCGGCCGCACCGCTCAGCACGCCGAGACCGAGGCGCAGAACCGGCTCTGGGACGACGAGTGGTACCGCTGCTTCGGCGACAGCCGCTTCGACTACGTGGTCGACTTCTCCGGCTACGGGCCGTTCTGGGCGATCCTGCTGCTGCACTCGCCCGACGCCCAGCGCGCGATCTGGCTGCACAACGACCTCGCCTCGGACGCCCACCGCGAGGTCAACGGCGAGAAGAAGATGCTGCACTCGCTCACGCAGCTCTTCACCCTGTACGCGCAGTACGACCACCTGGTGTCCGTCTCCCCCACACTCTCCGACGTGAACCGCGCGTCGCTGGCGGAGTTCGCCCCGCCGCAGAAGTTCCTCTCCGCGCTCAACACCGTCGACGCCGAGCACATCCTCGAGAACGCGCAGGGCGACCTCCGCGAGCTGACGTTCGACGAGGAGACCGGCAGCGTCCCGGACTGGGCCGAGGCGCTCCTCGCCCCCGCCGGGGACGTCACGACGTTCGTCAACGTGGGCCGGCTGTCGCCGGAGAAGAACCAGGAGCGGCTGATCCGCGCGTTCGCGCAGGTGCACGCGGAGAACCCGAAGACCCGCCTGGTCCTGGTCGGCTCCGGGCCGCTCGAGGATCACCTGGCGGCCGTGGTGACGGAGCTGGGCCTGCAGGGCTCGGTGTACCTCACCGGGATGCAGCGCAACCCGCACGCGATCATGGCGAAGGCCGACTGCTTCGTGCTGTCGAGCGACTACGAGGGCCAGCCGATGGTCATCCTCGAGGCCCTCGTGCTGGGGCTCCCGATCGTGACCGTGGAGTTCGCGTCGGCGAAGAACGCGCTGCCGGCCGGAAGCGGCCTGGTCGTCCCGCAGTCGGTCGACGGGGTCGCCGACGGGATGCGCGCCTACCTGCGCGGCGACGTCCCCGACAGCGTGTTCGACTGGGCGGCCTACAACCGCAAGGCGGTCGGCGAGTTCTACCGTGCGATCGGGGCGGAGCCCGTCGTGCCGGCCGCTCCGGAGGTGCGAGCGGTCGCGCCGTCCGCGGTGCCGCTGGACGCGCCGGCGCCGGTGCCCGTCGCATCCCCCGGGGAGGCGGCGACCGAGAGCGCAGCTGCGGAATAG
- a CDS encoding MarR family winged helix-turn-helix transcriptional regulator: protein MAEAQDPGARAGARDEVDRIVGAWLRERPDLDFSPLQVLSRVDRLSRHLDRARRGAFDRSDLDSWEFDVLSALRRAGSPFQLSPKSLLQQTLVSSGTMTNRIDRLVARGLVERRTDPNDGRGILVQMTAQGLARVDAAITRLVDAEADLLEALSPVEQERLAGLLRKLSLGFDAGA from the coding sequence ATGGCGGAGGCACAGGACCCTGGCGCGCGGGCGGGCGCGCGCGACGAGGTCGACCGCATCGTCGGCGCCTGGCTCCGCGAGCGTCCCGACCTCGACTTCTCGCCGCTGCAGGTGCTCTCCCGGGTCGACCGGCTGTCCCGCCACCTCGACCGCGCCCGCCGCGGCGCGTTCGACCGCTCGGACCTCGACTCGTGGGAGTTCGACGTCCTCTCCGCCCTGCGCCGGGCCGGCTCGCCGTTCCAGCTGAGCCCCAAGTCGCTGCTGCAGCAGACGCTGGTGTCGTCCGGCACGATGACCAACCGGATCGACCGCCTCGTCGCGCGCGGCCTGGTGGAACGCCGGACCGACCCGAACGACGGCCGCGGCATCCTCGTGCAGATGACGGCCCAGGGCCTCGCCCGCGTCGACGCGGCGATCACGCGCCTGGTGGACGCGGAGGCCGACCTCCTGGAAGCGCTGTCGCCGGTCGAGCAGGAGCGCCTGGCCGGGCTGCTGCGCAAGCTCAGCCTCGGCTTCGACGCCGGGGCGTGA